A genomic region of Marinitoga sp. 1197 contains the following coding sequences:
- a CDS encoding sensor histidine kinase has translation MASKDIIPKNMVIETYSKISDLVMELSSLNNLSQLEKSIHSIVNRVVPINEEFFLKPHNSDYIEINEKEISDEIKDLAVWAAKSLKISIFTLENGENALILPFSKSQKLLLLYICKTDVEEISNEIMLFLNIMSFLTATIIENLELYEEILKTNEEVEKNRDFLNQILNSMISGLAVFNHEYKKIFTNSNFDNFEKEYGEELIKFIKNELINLEIAGEKITKEFEFKEHFLSLDFLKTNNENYLVIISDITGTKELERLKKLDQMKTEFLSTVSHELRTPLAAIKAYSESIVDSLEILDMETLKDFMETILNEANHLQNLLDEILDFSRLEMKTINIKKEEFSINDLIEEIYLSNKNKAEINGVKMYRVLPKEKIIVNLDRTRLKQILSNLIDNAIKYSDKRKDMRFIKITVKDEKDKVLILVEDNGIGIAKEHHEKIFEKFYRVDSSLTYEISGTGIGLSVVKELVEIQGGKIWLKSVEGKGTRFYIEFKKG, from the coding sequence ATGGCATCAAAAGATATAATACCCAAAAATATGGTGATTGAAACATATTCCAAAATTTCCGACCTTGTAATGGAATTAAGTTCTTTAAACAATTTATCTCAGCTTGAAAAGTCTATACATTCTATAGTGAATAGAGTTGTACCAATAAATGAAGAATTTTTTTTAAAACCGCATAATAGTGATTATATTGAGATTAATGAAAAGGAAATATCAGATGAAATCAAAGATTTAGCTGTTTGGGCAGCTAAATCTTTAAAAATTTCTATTTTCACATTAGAAAATGGAGAAAATGCATTGATATTACCTTTTTCAAAATCTCAAAAGTTGTTGTTATTATATATATGTAAAACAGATGTTGAAGAAATATCAAATGAAATAATGCTCTTTTTAAATATTATGAGTTTTTTAACAGCAACAATTATTGAAAATCTTGAATTATATGAAGAAATTTTAAAAACAAATGAAGAAGTGGAAAAGAATAGAGATTTTTTAAATCAGATTTTAAATTCTATGATTAGTGGATTAGCAGTATTTAATCATGAATATAAAAAGATTTTTACCAACTCAAATTTTGATAATTTTGAAAAAGAATACGGTGAAGAATTAATAAAATTTATAAAAAATGAATTGATAAATTTAGAAATTGCAGGAGAAAAAATCACGAAAGAATTTGAATTTAAAGAGCATTTTTTATCACTTGATTTTTTAAAAACTAATAATGAAAATTATCTGGTCATTATCTCTGATATTACTGGTACAAAGGAATTAGAACGATTAAAAAAATTAGATCAGATGAAAACAGAATTTTTATCAACTGTATCTCATGAATTGAGAACACCTCTTGCTGCAATAAAAGCTTATTCTGAATCAATTGTTGATAGTCTTGAAATACTTGATATGGAAACGCTTAAAGATTTTATGGAGACAATATTAAATGAAGCAAACCATCTTCAAAATTTACTTGATGAGATACTTGATTTTTCAAGATTAGAAATGAAGACAATAAATATAAAAAAAGAAGAATTTTCCATAAATGATTTAATTGAAGAGATATATTTGTCGAATAAAAATAAAGCTGAAATAAATGGAGTAAAAATGTATAGAGTTTTACCAAAAGAAAAGATAATTGTAAACTTAGATAGAACAAGATTAAAACAAATTCTGTCTAATCTAATAGATAATGCGATAAAGTATTCTGATAAGAGAAAAGATATGAGATTTATAAAAATAACGGTAAAAGATGAAAAAGATAAAGTATTGATATTAGTAGAAGATAATGGTATAGGTATAGCTAAAGAGCATCATGAAAAAATATTTGAAAAATTCTATAGAGTTGATTCATCATTAACCTATGAAATTTCTGGAACAGGAATAGGCTTATCTGTTGTTAAAGAATTAGTTGAAATTCAGGGCGGAAAAATATGGTTGAAAAGTGTTGAAGGTAAAGGAACAAGGTTTTATATAGAGTTTAAAAAAGGATAG
- a CDS encoding HDOD domain-containing protein, which yields MAPSMKEIIKKISELPTPDFILKRIMDIASNPSSNTKELEGAVLQSPPLVAKILKLSNSAYYALPRKITKVSQAINILGFKTVRNLALGIFVADSFFRREFDFLDSKKFWQHSIAVAIASEQLAQIINYPDKEEIFLSGMLHDLGKMVMGIITPETVEMILNVAEYKKVSFSKAEDMLNVMTHQTLGKILFENWNLAENVIYTAEFHDTPEKLQIDSFSMNVYIVHLANMAINSIYYGYSGCYDIPVPSDVVWNKFDMTSKKFLNYLNNLEKKLSESNDFINLDAFIEGSEEDSEEENKDG from the coding sequence ATGGCACCATCAATGAAAGAAATAATAAAAAAAATCTCTGAATTACCAACACCAGATTTTATATTAAAACGAATAATGGATATAGCTTCAAATCCTTCATCAAATACTAAAGAACTTGAGGGGGCAGTTTTACAATCTCCACCATTGGTAGCAAAAATATTGAAATTAAGTAATTCAGCATATTATGCATTACCAAGAAAAATAACAAAAGTATCACAGGCAATAAATATATTGGGTTTTAAAACGGTCAGAAATTTGGCTTTAGGAATATTTGTTGCAGATTCTTTTTTTAGAAGAGAATTTGATTTTCTCGACTCAAAAAAATTCTGGCAACATAGTATAGCTGTTGCCATAGCATCGGAACAGCTTGCACAGATAATTAATTATCCAGATAAAGAAGAGATTTTTTTAAGCGGGATGTTACATGATCTTGGTAAAATGGTAATGGGTATAATAACTCCTGAAACAGTAGAGATGATATTAAATGTTGCAGAGTATAAGAAAGTTTCATTTTCAAAAGCAGAAGATATGTTAAATGTAATGACACATCAAACACTTGGCAAAATATTATTTGAAAATTGGAATTTGGCTGAAAATGTAATATATACAGCAGAATTTCATGATACACCTGAAAAACTCCAGATAGATTCATTTTCAATGAATGTATATATAGTACATCTTGCAAATATGGCTATAAATTCCATATATTATGGATATTCTGGATGTTATGATATCCCTGTCCCATCAGATGTTGTATGGAACAAATTTGATATGACCTCAAAGAAATTTTTGAATTATTTAAATAATTTAGAAAAAAAATTAAGCGAATCAAATGACTTTATAAATCTTGATGCATTTATAGAAGGTTCAGAAGAAGATTCAGAGGAGGAGAATAAGGATGGCTAA
- the rbfA gene encoding 30S ribosome-binding factor RbfA, whose product MAKEFRKEMIESEILKLINMNINNLRDPKLQGKIISITRVELSRDKSFADIYVSVLNEEIDEIINVLTKAKGFFRNLIAKNIRMYKVPEIRFHKDKGLEESIKIHKLLNEISKKTDKGENNE is encoded by the coding sequence ATGGCTAAAGAATTTAGAAAAGAAATGATTGAATCAGAGATATTAAAATTAATAAACATGAATATAAATAATTTGAGAGATCCAAAGCTACAGGGTAAAATAATATCAATAACAAGGGTAGAATTGTCACGCGATAAATCATTTGCAGACATATATGTTTCAGTGTTAAATGAAGAAATTGATGAAATAATAAATGTATTAACAAAAGCAAAAGGTTTTTTCAGAAATCTAATAGCTAAAAATATAAGAATGTATAAAGTTCCAGAAATAAGATTTCATAAAGATAAAGGATTGGAGGAAAGTATAAAAATACATAAGCTTTTAAATGAAATATCGAAAAAAACGGATAAAGGTGAAAATAATGAATGA
- the truB gene encoding tRNA pseudouridine(55) synthase TruB, translating to MNDGFLLVDKPAGITSHDVVDIIRKRFSTKKVGHSGTLDPFATGLLILGINKGTKLLEYLQHQNKKYYVKAKLGIITDTYDITGEIKEKYNPEKIHIEKLKEIILSFKGKYMQVPPMYSARKYNGKKLYELAREGKIIKMPPKEVEIYSIENIKISENGTFEFECEVSSGTYIRSLIMDIGYKSGIGAVTMELRRLKIGKFKIEDSVKLDDISDIIPLFEMLSFPSVLLNEKGIQRALNGNHIFLEHVEKYEEFKKGEFISLIDKEKNLIAVAIAERNSKFLNTLEKHGKNERVFKIKKVLYHIECLKSQIHSGSSIANP from the coding sequence ATGAATGATGGTTTTTTATTGGTAGATAAACCTGCAGGTATTACCTCGCATGATGTTGTAGATATAATAAGAAAACGTTTCTCTACAAAAAAAGTAGGACATTCAGGAACACTTGATCCTTTCGCCACAGGGTTGTTGATTTTGGGAATTAATAAAGGAACAAAATTATTGGAATACCTTCAGCATCAAAACAAAAAGTATTATGTAAAAGCAAAATTAGGAATAATCACTGATACATATGATATAACAGGTGAAATAAAAGAAAAATATAATCCTGAAAAAATACATATAGAAAAGTTAAAAGAAATTATATTATCCTTTAAAGGAAAGTATATGCAGGTTCCACCTATGTATTCAGCAAGGAAATACAATGGAAAAAAATTATATGAACTTGCACGTGAAGGGAAAATAATCAAGATGCCACCAAAAGAAGTGGAAATTTACAGTATAGAAAACATCAAAATTTCTGAAAATGGGACATTTGAATTTGAATGTGAGGTATCATCTGGAACATATATAAGGTCATTAATAATGGATATAGGTTATAAATCTGGAATAGGCGCTGTAACTATGGAGCTGAGAAGATTAAAAATAGGTAAATTCAAAATAGAAGATAGCGTAAAACTTGATGATATTTCAGATATAATTCCTCTTTTTGAAATGCTTTCATTTCCATCTGTATTATTAAATGAAAAGGGAATTCAAAGGGCATTAAACGGTAATCATATATTTTTAGAACATGTTGAAAAATATGAAGAATTTAAAAAAGGAGAATTTATTTCGCTGATAGATAAAGAAAAAAATTTAATAGCAGTAGCAATTGCTGAAAGAAATTCAAAATTTTTAAATACTCTGGAAAAACATGGCAAAAATGAGCGTGTGTTTAAAATAAAAAAAGTATTATATCATATAGAATGTCTAAAAAGTCAAATTCACTCAGGCAGCTCGATTGCTAATCCTTAA
- the amrA gene encoding AmmeMemoRadiSam system protein A — translation MEGNHPYVKWAIECIENFVKHGQKIELKEDLPEELLTRKAACFVTLHKLNGELRGCIGTIEPVYENLAIEIRENGIAAATRDYRFSPVTVEELNSLMINVDVLSEPEYVESIDELDPEIYGIIVVSGWKKGVLLPAIDGVDTVEEQLRIAKLKAGIYSEPYDIYKFTVERYF, via the coding sequence ATGGAGGGTAATCATCCTTATGTGAAATGGGCGATAGAGTGTATAGAAAATTTTGTTAAACATGGACAAAAAATAGAATTAAAAGAAGATTTACCAGAAGAATTGCTTACAAGAAAAGCTGCGTGTTTTGTTACATTGCATAAATTAAATGGAGAATTACGTGGTTGTATAGGAACAATAGAACCGGTATATGAAAACCTGGCGATAGAAATAAGAGAAAATGGAATAGCTGCAGCTACACGGGATTATAGATTTTCACCTGTAACAGTGGAGGAATTAAATAGTCTCATGATAAATGTCGATGTATTAAGTGAGCCAGAATATGTGGAATCAATAGATGAATTAGATCCAGAAATTTACGGAATAATTGTTGTTAGTGGTTGGAAGAAAGGAGTATTACTTCCGGCTATAGATGGTGTTGATACTGTTGAAGAACAATTAAGAATAGCAAAATTAAAAGCTGGAATATACTCAGAACCATATGACATATATAAATTTACAGTAGAAAGATACTTTTAG
- the amrS gene encoding AmmeMemoRadiSam system radical SAM enzyme, whose product MKKNPIKKAQFYEKYKNNIVKCSLCPHNCIIKENSTGICGVRKNIVGVLYTLNYGEITALNIDPIEKKPLFHYYPGKKVFSIGTWGCNFKCAFCQNFEISQIHPYSIYKISPEELVDIVVKKNMDMVAFTYSEPIVWYEYVYDTAKKLKENNIKTILITNGYINREPLLKLLPYIDAVNIDLKGFNDEFYKKIIGGKKEPVMENIKILIKNKIHTEVTTLVVTEGNDNKMELEDLFKWLGEISKDIPLHLSRYYPIYKYNKPSTDILFLKELYQIARKHLNYVYLGNVWDKSYESTYCPKCGNLIIKREGYNIKIQNIDDKGRCKHCLKEIPIFF is encoded by the coding sequence ATGAAAAAAAATCCTATTAAAAAAGCTCAGTTTTATGAAAAATATAAAAATAATATAGTAAAATGTTCGTTATGTCCTCATAATTGTATAATAAAAGAAAATTCTACAGGCATTTGTGGAGTGAGAAAAAATATTGTTGGAGTTTTATATACATTAAATTATGGAGAAATAACAGCTTTAAATATTGATCCAATAGAAAAAAAGCCATTATTTCATTATTATCCAGGAAAAAAAGTATTTTCCATAGGTACATGGGGTTGTAACTTTAAATGTGCATTCTGTCAAAATTTTGAAATTTCACAAATACATCCATATAGTATATATAAAATATCCCCTGAAGAATTGGTAGATATAGTTGTGAAAAAAAATATGGATATGGTTGCATTTACATATTCAGAGCCCATTGTATGGTATGAGTATGTATATGATACAGCTAAAAAATTAAAAGAAAATAATATCAAAACAATTCTCATAACAAATGGATATATAAACAGAGAACCTTTATTAAAATTATTGCCTTATATAGATGCAGTAAATATAGATTTGAAAGGTTTTAATGATGAATTTTATAAAAAAATAATTGGTGGAAAAAAAGAGCCGGTAATGGAAAATATAAAAATACTCATAAAAAACAAAATACATACAGAAGTGACAACATTAGTTGTAACTGAAGGTAATGATAATAAAATGGAATTGGAAGATTTATTTAAATGGTTAGGTGAAATCTCAAAAGATATACCACTACATTTAAGCAGATATTATCCTATATACAAATATAATAAACCTTCCACTGATATTCTTTTTTTAAAGGAATTATATCAAATAGCAAGAAAACACCTGAATTATGTTTATTTAGGTAATGTTTGGGATAAAAGCTACGAATCCACATATTGTCCAAAATGCGGAAACTTAATAATAAAAAGAGAAGGATATAATATAAAAATACAGAATATAGATGACAAAGGAAGGTGCAAACATTGCTTAAAAGAAATACCGATATTTTTTTAA
- a CDS encoding FAD:protein FMN transferase — protein sequence MLKRNTDIFLKNKSILYFSILIIAIVLTIFLIFHKPLPKYYEKKDFALGTWVNVVVASSKIDSERLADIAFDEMKRIERKFSKNIEGSVIFKLNKERSIIADKETLFLIKAAINYADLTGSAFDPTVGAIIKLWGFDDINKEKRVPTQDEINNVLDGVSYKFIKIDGNKITLLNGKTQIDLGGIAKGYAVDMAIRKIKDLDKNATGFIDAGGDIGIIGPKFGRFAWSIGIRDPDKGPYDIKEKVYLKEGAIVTSGNYERFFIKDGVRYHHLIDPKTGYPVNYYKSVTIISDNAMKADAMATAIFILGDKLIGLNSMTRYGIQIYGITSDDKIIKTTGFDYYLKEEK from the coding sequence TTGCTTAAAAGAAATACCGATATTTTTTTAAAAAACAAAAGCATATTATACTTTTCAATATTGATTATAGCTATAGTATTAACCATATTTTTAATATTTCATAAACCTTTGCCAAAGTATTACGAAAAAAAGGATTTTGCATTAGGGACATGGGTTAATGTTGTAGTTGCAAGCAGTAAAATAGATTCCGAAAGATTAGCAGATATAGCTTTTGATGAGATGAAGCGAATAGAAAGGAAATTCAGCAAAAATATTGAAGGTAGTGTAATTTTCAAATTAAATAAAGAAAGAAGTATTATTGCAGATAAAGAGACATTGTTTTTAATTAAAGCTGCGATAAATTATGCGGATTTAACAGGAAGTGCTTTTGATCCGACAGTTGGTGCAATAATAAAATTATGGGGATTTGATGATATAAATAAAGAAAAAAGGGTTCCTACACAGGATGAAATAAATAATGTTCTTGATGGAGTGAGCTATAAATTTATTAAAATAGATGGAAACAAAATAACTTTATTAAATGGAAAAACTCAAATCGATTTAGGCGGTATTGCTAAAGGATATGCAGTTGATATGGCAATTAGAAAAATCAAAGATCTTGATAAAAATGCAACAGGGTTTATAGATGCCGGTGGAGATATAGGAATAATTGGTCCTAAATTTGGAAGATTTGCGTGGTCTATAGGAATAAGGGACCCAGATAAAGGACCTTATGATATAAAAGAAAAGGTATATTTAAAAGAAGGGGCTATAGTAACTTCTGGAAATTATGAAAGGTTTTTTATAAAAGATGGAGTAAGATATCATCATTTAATAGACCCAAAGACAGGGTATCCTGTTAACTATTATAAAAGTGTTACTATAATCTCTGATAACGCAATGAAAGCTGATGCAATGGCAACAGCTATATTTATACTTGGTGACAAACTAATAGGACTAAATTCAATGACCAGGTATGGAATACAAATTTACGGCATAACATCTGATGATAAAATCATTAAAACAACAGGATTTGACTATTATCTAAAAGAAGAAAAATAA
- a CDS encoding NusG domain II-containing protein produces the protein MKKDIIFVLIILIIVSGIMILQNMLKNDLKGVEVYLEGKELFKITKPGTYAVYDNKGDYKLKVVYNGEKVRVIESDCSLKLCEHTGWVDNASQEIICLPNKVVVKPIGKEKDTGVDIISW, from the coding sequence ATGAAAAAGGATATAATATTTGTTTTAATTATATTAATAATAGTTTCTGGAATTATGATCTTGCAAAATATGTTAAAAAATGATTTGAAAGGTGTAGAAGTTTATTTAGAAGGAAAAGAATTATTTAAAATAACAAAACCAGGAACATATGCTGTTTATGATAATAAAGGTGATTATAAATTGAAAGTAGTTTATAACGGTGAGAAAGTAAGGGTTATAGAATCAGATTGTTCATTAAAACTTTGCGAACATACTGGTTGGGTGGATAATGCATCGCAGGAAATTATATGTCTTCCTAACAAAGTTGTTGTAAAACCAATCGGAAAAGAAAAAGATACAGGAGTTGATATAATTTCATGGTAA
- a CDS encoding Gx transporter family protein yields the protein MVKNNLPRLAILTALSSAVYYIETLVPFPIPLPGARWGFSNFAILYSLNYDGILINGLYIAIFKNILGSLLSGKFLSPTFFMGISGSLVATLIMYVAIKTKIFGIIGISESGAIFNNLTQVIIGWLFIVKSVGIFWYLPQMVLFGTFSAMANAFVVKSAFRSVNK from the coding sequence ATGGTAAAAAACAACCTTCCAAGATTAGCAATATTAACCGCATTATCTTCAGCAGTTTATTATATAGAAACTCTTGTTCCTTTTCCGATACCTTTACCAGGAGCACGATGGGGATTTTCGAATTTTGCAATATTATATTCTTTGAATTATGATGGAATATTGATAAATGGCCTTTATATAGCTATTTTTAAAAATATTTTGGGATCATTACTCTCAGGTAAATTCTTAAGTCCAACATTTTTTATGGGAATATCCGGAAGTTTGGTTGCAACATTAATTATGTATGTTGCAATAAAAACGAAAATATTTGGTATAATAGGAATTAGTGAATCAGGAGCGATATTCAATAATTTAACCCAGGTTATAATAGGCTGGTTATTCATTGTAAAATCAGTGGGGATATTTTGGTATCTTCCTCAAATGGTATTATTTGGAACATTTTCTGCAATGGCAAATGCTTTTGTAGTAAAATCAGCATTTAGGAGTGTAAACAAATGA
- a CDS encoding nucleoside triphosphate pyrophosphatase, whose product MKIILGSSSPRRKEILSKLGLSFEIRVSNIEEYSEKDNPIEYVKELSLKKSKDIKIYENELLITADTIVAFKNKILGKPGNKKDAYNILNMLSGQKHEVITGITFRTLSEIHTTYDITEVFFHKLPEEMIKYYIDNYLPLDKAGSYGIQDFGGVFVEKINGDYYNVMGLPLNKIFWYLYEKHLYKKGVFNEY is encoded by the coding sequence ATGAAAATAATATTGGGTTCATCATCACCAAGAAGAAAAGAAATATTGTCAAAATTGGGATTATCATTTGAAATAAGAGTGTCAAATATAGAAGAATACAGTGAAAAAGATAATCCAATTGAATATGTTAAAGAATTAAGCCTTAAAAAATCGAAAGATATAAAAATATATGAAAATGAACTATTGATAACCGCAGATACAATTGTGGCTTTTAAAAATAAAATATTGGGAAAACCTGGAAATAAAAAGGATGCATATAATATTTTGAATATGCTTTCAGGACAAAAACATGAAGTAATAACAGGAATAACCTTTCGAACATTATCAGAAATACATACAACATATGATATAACAGAGGTTTTTTTTCATAAATTACCAGAAGAAATGATAAAATATTATATAGATAATTATTTACCATTGGATAAAGCAGGAAGTTATGGAATTCAGGATTTTGGTGGAGTCTTTGTAGAAAAAATAAATGGAGATTATTATAATGTTATGGGGTTACCATTAAATAAAATATTTTGGTATTTATATGAAAAACATCTATATAAAAAAGGAGTTTTTAATGAATACTGA
- the radC gene encoding RadC family protein, with translation MNTELPREKLLKYGPKNLTIDELLAIIIRKGTKEKNVFEISKEISNEYSLKDLFFMNIEDLCKINGVGEVTAITLKAVFELGIRFHKKALEKENLKLDSPDKVYELLYDEMIFFDKEVVKCISLNSKLNPISIDTISIGTVNSSILHPRDIFKTAIKNNAVSILIVHNHPSGDSEPSIMDYEITNKLEKSGELLGIKLSDHVIIGKSEYYSFKMGRKVIRNG, from the coding sequence ATGAATACTGAATTACCAAGAGAAAAGTTATTAAAATATGGTCCAAAAAATTTGACTATTGATGAATTATTAGCTATAATAATAAGAAAGGGAACAAAAGAGAAAAATGTATTTGAAATTTCAAAAGAGATTTCAAATGAATATTCTCTAAAAGACCTGTTTTTTATGAATATAGAAGATTTATGCAAAATAAATGGTGTTGGTGAGGTTACAGCAATAACGTTAAAAGCGGTTTTTGAACTTGGAATAAGATTTCACAAAAAAGCATTGGAAAAAGAAAATTTAAAATTAGATTCTCCGGATAAAGTATATGAATTATTATATGATGAAATGATTTTTTTCGATAAAGAAGTAGTAAAATGCATATCATTAAACAGCAAGCTAAACCCTATCTCTATAGACACAATTAGTATTGGCACGGTAAATAGTTCTATTTTACATCCAAGGGATATTTTCAAAACAGCAATAAAAAACAATGCAGTATCAATTTTGATAGTTCATAATCATCCATCTGGAGATAGTGAGCCAAGCATTATGGATTATGAAATAACGAATAAACTCGAAAAAAGTGGAGAATTGCTTGGAATAAAATTATCAGATCATGTTATAATTGGAAAGTCAGAATATTACAGTTTTAAAATGGGAAGAAAGGTGATTAGAAATGGATAA
- a CDS encoding HD domain-containing protein codes for MTRDDAIKLLKKHVKNDNLIKHCIAVGAIMKGLATELGENSERWEIIGILHDLDYEYTKDNPEKHAKKTVELLENELSEEEKNAILAHNEHAELNSKLDYSLYSADPISGLIIAAVLVRPEKKIEGLKVKSLKKKFKDKSFAAGANRENIRKIEEIGIELNRFFEISIESMKQIADELGL; via the coding sequence ATGACAAGAGATGATGCTATAAAATTATTAAAAAAACATGTAAAAAATGATAATTTAATTAAACATTGTATAGCGGTTGGTGCTATAATGAAAGGTCTTGCAACTGAATTGGGTGAAAACAGTGAGAGATGGGAAATAATAGGTATATTGCATGATTTGGATTATGAATATACAAAAGACAATCCAGAAAAGCATGCTAAAAAAACAGTGGAACTTTTAGAAAATGAATTAAGTGAAGAAGAAAAAAATGCAATACTGGCACATAACGAACACGCAGAACTTAATTCGAAATTAGATTATTCATTATATTCAGCAGATCCGATATCTGGTCTTATAATAGCAGCAGTATTGGTAAGACCTGAAAAAAAGATAGAAGGATTAAAAGTAAAATCATTAAAAAAGAAATTCAAAGATAAATCATTTGCAGCTGGTGCAAATAGAGAAAACATAAGAAAAATAGAAGAAATAGGAATAGAATTAAATAGATTTTTTGAAATATCTATAGAATCGATGAAGCAAATTGCTGATGAACTTGGATTATAA
- a CDS encoding PHP domain-containing protein produces the protein MLLDLHSHSTFSDGTYTPEELILKAKEKKLELYSITDHDNINAQKEAIFYAEKHKVNYITGLEISCKFKNMFDILGYRIDLDNDALNKTLEKVQIFRKNRNKLMIERLNSLGFNITLEEVEEEAKGDVIGRPHFARVLLKKGYVKDRDEAFDKYLGDGKIGYVPKEKIDPKEAVKLIKNAGGFPVIAHPKSLKLSYTELKKVILELKKYGLWGIEVYYSNHTVSEIKMFREIAVETGLYITAGSDFHGLNKPDTDLGIKVEDKLLKKSINILLT, from the coding sequence ATGTTACTGGATTTACACTCGCACTCCACTTTTTCAGATGGGACATATACACCAGAAGAATTAATTTTAAAAGCTAAAGAAAAAAAATTAGAACTGTATTCTATAACAGATCATGATAATATTAATGCCCAGAAGGAAGCTATATTTTATGCAGAAAAACATAAAGTTAATTATATAACAGGACTTGAAATTAGCTGCAAATTTAAAAATATGTTTGATATATTGGGATATAGAATAGATTTAGATAATGACGCATTAAACAAAACATTGGAAAAGGTTCAGATATTCAGGAAAAACAGAAATAAATTGATGATTGAACGTTTAAACAGTCTTGGTTTTAATATCACATTAGAAGAAGTGGAAGAAGAAGCAAAAGGAGACGTTATTGGAAGACCACATTTTGCCAGAGTATTACTAAAAAAAGGATATGTAAAAGATAGAGATGAAGCATTTGATAAATATCTGGGAGATGGAAAAATAGGGTATGTACCAAAAGAAAAAATAGATCCTAAAGAAGCTGTAAAATTGATAAAGAATGCTGGAGGTTTTCCTGTAATTGCTCATCCGAAATCTTTAAAATTATCTTATACTGAATTAAAAAAAGTTATTTTAGAATTAAAAAAATATGGATTATGGGGAATAGAAGTATATTATTCAAATCATACAGTTTCAGAAATAAAAATGTTCAGGGAAATAGCTGTTGAAACAGGATTATACATAACAGCTGGAAGTGACTTTCATGGTTTAAATAAACCAGATACAGATTTAGGAATAAAAGTTGAAGATAAATTGCTGAAAAAATCCATTAATATACTGCTCACATAG